The following proteins come from a genomic window of Vidua chalybeata isolate OUT-0048 chromosome 2, bVidCha1 merged haplotype, whole genome shotgun sequence:
- the N6AMT1 gene encoding methyltransferase N6AMT1 isoform X1 has protein sequence MLDRGHEVPRHPLQLRAEHIRASASDAEGTRAHPAPFLPLSLPFPRMRAGMALPTPRYEHLGPRGPFRDVYEPAEDTFLLLDALERDAGSLREARVEISLEIGSGSGVVSTFLASSILGPSALYICTDINPMAAYCTQETALLNNVHLQPVITDLVKGLSPRLNGKVDLLLFNPPYVVTPSEEVKGCGIEASWAGGKQGREVMDRVFPLVPDLLSPGGLFYLVTIKENNPDEILETMKKSGLKGTQVLSRQAGQEMLTILRFRKS, from the exons ATGTTGGATCGAGGCCATGAGGTGCCACGGCACCCGCTGCAACTGCGGGCCGAGCACATCCGAGCGTCAGCGAGCGATGCTGAGGGGACACGGGCGCACCCCGCCCCGTTCCTGCCCTtgtccctccccttcccccggATGCGGGCCGGGATGGCGCTGCCCACCCCGCGGTACGAGCACCTGGGCCCGCGGGGGCCTTTTCGGGACGTGTACGAGCCGGCCGAGGACACCTTCCTGCTGCTCGATGCGCTGGAGAGGGACGCGGGCAGCCTGCGGGAGGCTCG AGTCGAGATCTCTCTTGAAATAGGATCTGGATCTGGTGTGGTTTCAACATTTCTGGCTTCTTCCATCCTTGGACCCAGTGCACTGTACAT ATGCACAGATATCAACCCCATGGCAGCTTACTGTACCCAAGAGACAGCTCTCCTTAACAATGTTCACCTGCAGCCTGTCATCACTGACTTG GTCAAAGGATTATCCCCAAGATTAAATGGGAAGGTTGATCTACTGCTGTTTAACCCACCATATGTGGTAACACCTTCTGAAGAG GTGAAAGGCTGTGGAATAGAGGCATCCTGGGCTGGGGGCAAACAGGGCAGAGAAGTAATGGATAGGGTTTTCCCATTAGTACCAGACCTGCTTTCACCAGGAGGATTATTCTACTTGGTcacaattaaagaaaataatccag ATGAAATTCTGGAAACAATGAAGAAAAGTGGCTTAAAAGGCACACAAGTACTTTCCAGGCAAGCAGGACAAGAGATGCTGACAATCCTCAGATTTAGGAAATCTTGA
- the N6AMT1 gene encoding methyltransferase N6AMT1 isoform X2, with product MLDRGHEVPRHPLQLRAEHIRASASDAEGTRAHPAPFLPLSLPFPRMRAGMALPTPRVEISLEIGSGSGVVSTFLASSILGPSALYICTDINPMAAYCTQETALLNNVHLQPVITDLVKGLSPRLNGKVDLLLFNPPYVVTPSEEVKGCGIEASWAGGKQGREVMDRVFPLVPDLLSPGGLFYLVTIKENNPDEILETMKKSGLKGTQVLSRQAGQEMLTILRFRKS from the exons ATGTTGGATCGAGGCCATGAGGTGCCACGGCACCCGCTGCAACTGCGGGCCGAGCACATCCGAGCGTCAGCGAGCGATGCTGAGGGGACACGGGCGCACCCCGCCCCGTTCCTGCCCTtgtccctccccttcccccggATGCGGGCCGGGATGGCGCTGCCCACCCCGCG AGTCGAGATCTCTCTTGAAATAGGATCTGGATCTGGTGTGGTTTCAACATTTCTGGCTTCTTCCATCCTTGGACCCAGTGCACTGTACAT ATGCACAGATATCAACCCCATGGCAGCTTACTGTACCCAAGAGACAGCTCTCCTTAACAATGTTCACCTGCAGCCTGTCATCACTGACTTG GTCAAAGGATTATCCCCAAGATTAAATGGGAAGGTTGATCTACTGCTGTTTAACCCACCATATGTGGTAACACCTTCTGAAGAG GTGAAAGGCTGTGGAATAGAGGCATCCTGGGCTGGGGGCAAACAGGGCAGAGAAGTAATGGATAGGGTTTTCCCATTAGTACCAGACCTGCTTTCACCAGGAGGATTATTCTACTTGGTcacaattaaagaaaataatccag ATGAAATTCTGGAAACAATGAAGAAAAGTGGCTTAAAAGGCACACAAGTACTTTCCAGGCAAGCAGGACAAGAGATGCTGACAATCCTCAGATTTAGGAAATCTTGA